A genomic segment from Syntrophotalea acetylenivorans encodes:
- a CDS encoding ComEA family DNA-binding protein produces the protein MNNKAGLLLTVALMLLTAGIRYGRVDSLMEENPPAVSVGDSEGIWIELGEGFPDQGVHQFIDGFTPRSVIQVTLGERNSDRCEKASIDKPLTSGETLCIRLEGAEIIEVKRTWMPASRRIVLGIPLQPQTMTTADWMALPGIGPKLAAAIELDRQKNGDFTSFAQLERVPGIGPGRLAAWERFF, from the coding sequence ATGAACAACAAGGCAGGGCTGCTGTTGACGGTAGCCTTGATGCTGTTGACTGCTGGTATTCGATACGGCCGGGTGGATTCCCTCATGGAGGAGAATCCCCCGGCCGTTTCTGTTGGTGACAGCGAAGGGATATGGATCGAGCTGGGAGAGGGATTTCCCGATCAAGGGGTTCATCAATTTATTGACGGATTTACTCCGCGCAGCGTCATTCAAGTGACGCTTGGTGAGCGAAACTCTGATCGATGCGAAAAAGCATCAATTGATAAGCCTCTTACTTCTGGAGAAACTCTTTGTATTCGTCTGGAAGGCGCTGAAATTATTGAGGTAAAAAGAACATGGATGCCGGCTTCTCGACGGATTGTATTAGGCATCCCATTACAACCGCAGACCATGACTACCGCCGATTGGATGGCTCTCCCCGGAATCGGGCCAAAGTTAGCGGCTGCTATTGAGTTGGACCGCCAAAAAAATGGCGATTTTACCTCTTTTGCCCAGCTAGAACGGGTCCCGGGGATCGGCCCAGGCCGTTTGGCTGCGTGGGAACGTTTTTTTTAA
- the cimA gene encoding citramalate synthase: protein MSLIHLYDTTLRDGTQAEEISFLVADKIRIAQKLDELGVHYIEGGWPGSNPKDIAFFKEVKKVSLKQAKIAAFGSTRRAKTTPEKDNNLRTLIEAEPDAVTIFGKTWDFHVREALRISGEANLELIYDSLAYLKQHVAEVFYDAEHFFDGYKANPEYAIDTLKAAQQAQADCIVLCDTNGGTLPHELPAILTEVKKHIQTPLGIHTHNDSECAVANSLMAVEHGIVHVQGTLNGFGERCGNANLCSIIASLQLKMGHQCLTEKQLQRLREVSRYVYELANLVPNPHQAYVGNSAFAHKGGVHVSAIQRHPETYEHIRPEQVGNVTRVLVSDLSGRSNVLAKAEQFNINLDSKDPVTMEILEKIKDLENKGYQFEGAEASFELLMRRALGSVKQFFSIIGFRVIDSKRHGEEKPFSEATVQVKVGGRIEHTAAEGSGPINALDNALRKALESFYPQVKDMRLFDYKVRVLPTGKGTASITRVLLESGDKNMRWGTVGVSDNIIDASYQALVDALQYKLLKDAEDE from the coding sequence ATGAGTTTGATCCATCTGTACGATACGACCTTGCGGGACGGAACCCAGGCGGAAGAAATTTCTTTTCTGGTGGCGGACAAGATCCGGATTGCTCAGAAACTTGACGAGTTAGGTGTTCATTATATCGAGGGTGGTTGGCCGGGATCCAATCCCAAGGACATCGCTTTTTTTAAGGAGGTCAAAAAGGTCTCCCTGAAACAGGCCAAGATTGCTGCTTTCGGTTCAACCCGGCGGGCCAAGACCACACCGGAAAAGGACAACAACCTGCGGACCCTGATCGAGGCCGAGCCGGATGCGGTGACTATCTTCGGCAAGACCTGGGATTTTCACGTCCGAGAGGCGCTGCGCATCAGTGGCGAAGCCAATCTGGAGTTGATCTACGATTCCCTGGCTTATCTCAAGCAGCATGTTGCCGAGGTTTTCTACGACGCCGAGCATTTTTTCGACGGGTACAAGGCCAATCCCGAGTACGCTATCGACACCCTCAAGGCGGCCCAGCAGGCTCAGGCCGACTGTATCGTGCTGTGCGATACCAATGGCGGTACCTTGCCCCATGAATTGCCCGCTATTCTGACCGAGGTGAAAAAGCATATCCAGACGCCTCTTGGCATTCATACGCACAACGATAGCGAGTGTGCGGTGGCCAATTCATTGATGGCGGTAGAACATGGTATCGTCCATGTGCAGGGTACTCTGAACGGATTTGGCGAACGTTGCGGCAATGCCAACCTCTGCTCCATTATCGCCTCCCTGCAGTTGAAGATGGGGCACCAATGCCTGACCGAGAAACAATTGCAGCGGCTGCGGGAAGTATCCCGCTATGTTTATGAACTGGCCAATCTGGTGCCCAATCCGCACCAGGCTTATGTCGGGAACTCCGCTTTCGCCCACAAGGGCGGTGTCCATGTCTCGGCCATTCAGCGTCATCCGGAAACCTATGAACATATCCGCCCCGAACAGGTCGGCAATGTTACCCGGGTGCTGGTCTCCGACCTGTCCGGGCGCTCTAACGTGCTGGCCAAGGCCGAGCAGTTCAATATCAATCTCGACAGCAAAGACCCGGTAACCATGGAGATCCTGGAAAAGATCAAGGATCTGGAGAACAAAGGTTATCAGTTCGAGGGTGCCGAAGCCTCCTTCGAATTGCTCATGCGCCGCGCCCTCGGTTCGGTAAAGCAATTCTTTTCCATCATCGGTTTCCGGGTTATCGATTCCAAGCGCCACGGCGAGGAAAAACCCTTTTCCGAAGCCACGGTACAGGTCAAGGTCGGAGGCCGCATAGAACATACCGCAGCCGAGGGCAGCGGACCGATCAACGCCCTGGATAACGCTTTGCGCAAAGCTCTTGAGAGTTTTTACCCGCAGGTTAAAGACATGCGTCTCTTTGATTACAAGGTGCGGGTGTTGCCTACCGGCAAAGGTACCGCGTCCATTACCCGGGTATTGCTCGAGTCGGGAGATAAAAATATGCGTTGGGGAACGGTAGGGGTTAGCGACAATATTATCGACGCCTCTTACCAGGCCCTGGTCGATGCCCTGCAATACAAACTGTTAAAGGATGCGGAAGACGAATGA
- a CDS encoding bifunctional DedA family/phosphatase PAP2 family protein yields the protein MQSFLENIVTLLPGGGLYYLLIGTVALLESIVLIGLLVPGSTLVLLVGFLAAHGKGDMTAIAISALTGALVGDMCSYVLGSRFGTRLLQSNLFRKRLGLIRKAELFFARHGGKSLFLGRFAGPLRGSVPFVAGCSAMRPGAFSRNTLLSCILWGIIYPGLGYLGAASWQKVTQLTGQFSLLLATLVVLFILNSLFWKKFFPRIVKRSQSLWVRLSAAWRSCLSRPGVTALAKRFPRLWSFAADRFSMKKGSGLYLTCGFAFSTLFAGLFFGLLNSFALVARIDQKLYMVFEQLHHPLADRLMLLVSSLANLPALLIFCGLLLLWLVLNNRDFSAAILLVGIGGGQLLVFLGKVFFHRLRPLPFFEQLQSTSASFPSGHAFSALLFVGLLAYYLFGALRYWQSRLMMIILLSFITLVVGLSRCYLGLHWFSDIVAGYLFAAVWLTFLLTTLEVRRRFTGEFPWRSGWQPLNLSARQRTTIMALASGVALYAMVRYLLLQLGLL from the coding sequence ATGCAGTCGTTTTTGGAAAATATTGTCACGTTACTACCAGGAGGAGGCCTCTACTATCTTCTTATTGGCACCGTTGCACTGCTCGAATCGATAGTTTTGATAGGTCTTTTGGTACCGGGAAGCACGCTTGTTCTATTGGTCGGTTTTTTGGCGGCTCACGGCAAGGGAGATATGACTGCGATCGCAATATCTGCCCTGACCGGGGCTTTAGTTGGCGACATGTGCAGCTATGTTCTAGGAAGCCGTTTCGGAACCCGGCTACTACAAAGTAATCTCTTTAGAAAACGTCTCGGTCTGATCAGAAAAGCAGAACTCTTTTTTGCCAGGCACGGTGGCAAAAGCCTTTTTTTAGGCCGTTTCGCCGGCCCCCTGCGAGGCAGTGTTCCCTTTGTCGCAGGCTGCTCAGCCATGCGCCCTGGAGCCTTTTCCCGCAACACGCTGCTAAGCTGTATCCTCTGGGGCATCATCTATCCGGGCCTGGGTTATCTCGGCGCGGCCAGTTGGCAAAAAGTAACGCAGCTGACCGGTCAATTCAGCCTGCTGCTGGCCACTCTGGTGGTGTTATTTATCCTCAACAGTCTGTTCTGGAAAAAGTTCTTCCCCCGAATAGTCAAACGCTCCCAATCCTTGTGGGTGCGCCTGAGCGCTGCCTGGCGGTCTTGTCTGTCTCGGCCGGGAGTCACCGCTCTAGCGAAACGGTTCCCGCGCCTATGGTCCTTTGCCGCCGACCGTTTCAGCATGAAAAAGGGTTCGGGACTCTATTTGACCTGTGGTTTTGCCTTCAGCACCCTGTTTGCCGGATTATTTTTCGGGCTGCTGAACTCCTTTGCTCTGGTTGCTCGCATCGATCAGAAACTCTATATGGTCTTTGAGCAACTGCATCACCCCCTGGCCGATCGCCTGATGCTGCTGGTTTCCTCTCTGGCAAACCTCCCGGCCCTGCTAATTTTTTGCGGCCTGTTACTGCTCTGGCTGGTTCTCAATAATCGGGATTTCTCCGCAGCGATCCTGCTGGTCGGCATAGGCGGAGGGCAACTGTTGGTGTTTCTGGGGAAAGTATTCTTTCATCGTTTACGGCCATTACCCTTTTTTGAGCAACTCCAGTCGACCAGCGCCAGTTTCCCCAGCGGGCATGCATTCTCAGCTCTTCTGTTTGTCGGTTTGTTGGCCTACTACCTGTTCGGGGCTCTCCGCTACTGGCAATCACGCCTGATGATGATCATTCTGTTGAGTTTCATCACCCTGGTGGTTGGACTCAGTCGCTGCTACCTGGGGCTGCACTGGTTTAGCGACATCGTGGCCGGTTACCTTTTTGCTGCCGTCTGGCTGACCTTTCTCCTTACCACACTGGAGGTTCGGCGCCGCTTTACCGGAGAATTCCCCTGGCGCTCCGGTTGGCAGCCTTTAAACCTTTCGGCTCGGCAACGCACCACCATTATGGCCTTGGCGAGCGGTGTCGCTCTCTACGCCATGGTCCGATATCTATTGCTTCAGCTTGGCCTTCTATAG
- a CDS encoding aspartate kinase — MALVVQKYGGTSVGTIDRIQNVARRVAKTHAEGNQVIVVLSAMSGETNKLVGLAKEICEQPDDREYDVLVSTGEQVTISLLSMCLQSMGYKAKSYLGHQVPIVTNSAFSRARIEHIGDEKIRADLDSGHIVVVAGFQGADCNGNLTTLGRGGSDTSAVAVAAALKADVCEIFTDVDGVYTTDPRIVPEASKIAKISYDEMLEMASLGAKVLQTRSVEFAKKYGVVVHVRSSFNDNQGTLVMKEDSDMETVLVSGVTYNKDEAKISVMRVPDEPGIASRLFLPLTEENITVDMIIQNVSHEGYTDLTFTVPHGDFKKALKTVEQTSKAIGAAGVLSDENIAKISIVGVGMRSHSGVASKMFQVLSQEGINIQMISTSEIKVSCIIDAKYTELAVRVLHEAFGLGDQGAESE; from the coding sequence ATGGCCCTGGTAGTACAGAAATATGGCGGCACCTCGGTGGGAACCATCGACAGAATCCAGAATGTAGCTCGTCGGGTCGCCAAAACCCATGCCGAAGGCAATCAGGTTATAGTGGTTCTGTCGGCAATGTCCGGGGAAACCAATAAACTGGTCGGGCTGGCCAAGGAGATCTGCGAACAACCCGATGACCGTGAATACGATGTGCTGGTATCCACTGGTGAGCAGGTAACCATTTCCCTGTTGTCCATGTGTCTGCAGTCCATGGGCTACAAGGCCAAAAGCTATCTCGGCCACCAGGTGCCGATCGTCACCAACAGCGCCTTTTCCCGGGCTCGCATTGAACATATCGGCGATGAGAAGATTCGTGCCGACTTGGATAGCGGGCACATTGTCGTGGTTGCCGGATTCCAGGGGGCCGATTGCAACGGCAACTTGACCACTCTCGGCCGGGGCGGATCCGATACCTCGGCCGTGGCGGTCGCCGCTGCTTTAAAAGCCGATGTCTGTGAAATTTTTACGGATGTTGATGGCGTTTATACTACCGATCCGCGGATCGTGCCGGAGGCCTCCAAGATTGCTAAAATATCCTACGACGAAATGCTGGAGATGGCCTCCCTGGGGGCCAAAGTGTTGCAGACTCGTTCCGTGGAGTTCGCCAAAAAATATGGCGTGGTGGTGCATGTGCGTTCCAGTTTCAATGACAACCAGGGAACCCTGGTGATGAAGGAGGATAGTGATATGGAGACCGTTCTGGTTTCAGGAGTGACCTATAACAAGGATGAAGCTAAAATCTCCGTGATGCGGGTTCCCGATGAGCCCGGTATCGCCTCTCGGTTGTTTCTGCCCCTCACCGAGGAGAACATTACGGTCGATATGATTATTCAGAACGTGTCTCACGAAGGTTACACGGATCTGACCTTTACTGTGCCCCATGGCGACTTTAAAAAAGCTCTGAAGACCGTGGAACAGACCAGTAAGGCGATTGGTGCCGCCGGGGTGCTGAGCGATGAAAATATCGCCAAAATATCTATTGTCGGTGTCGGCATGCGTTCCCATTCGGGAGTGGCGAGCAAAATGTTTCAGGTGCTCAGTCAGGAAGGAATCAATATCCAAATGATTTCTACCAGTGAGATCAAGGTGTCCTGTATCATCGACGCCAAGTACACCGAGCTGGCTGTGCGTGTTCTGCACGAAGCCTTCGGCCTGGGTGACCAAGGGGCCGAGTCTGAATAA
- the lpdA gene encoding dihydrolipoyl dehydrogenase encodes MTEYDLAVIGGGPGGYTAAVRAAQQGMQVCLIEADRLGGTCLHRGCIPTKTWHSTARLLSQIDQAAAHGIKLGSLSFDFGAAAKRKDTVVDQLHGGLRQLMKSYDIEVFRGQARIEQPGRIAFRRPGLTGRLQARHIVLATGARPVRPAVWSVDGKNILTSDEILGIQGLPSSLLVIGGGYIGCELAAIFAAFGSRVTLVEQQPDLLGNSDREAVALLTKALHAQGVNIHVGTAIDQLTVVDGRVEAQLAGKGTSQVDKALVAVGRVPNSDGLGLEELGVELAAGAVVVDEGMRTSVENVFAIGDLTGGPQLAHVAAYQAGVAVANALGGNEQVDYNVVPSTVFTLPELSQVGLTEEACRARQLAVDIGRFSYRSSGKALADGHAEGFVKLLADKSDGRLLGATVVGEQASNLVAEIALALGHGLTAADVGRLIHAHPTLAEMVKEAAEDVNHLAIHRPPARRE; translated from the coding sequence ATGACTGAATACGACCTGGCGGTGATTGGCGGCGGCCCGGGGGGCTACACGGCTGCGGTACGCGCTGCCCAGCAGGGTATGCAAGTCTGCCTGATCGAGGCGGATCGCCTGGGCGGCACCTGCTTGCATCGCGGTTGTATTCCGACCAAAACCTGGCACAGCACCGCGCGGTTGCTGAGCCAGATCGATCAAGCCGCTGCTCACGGCATTAAACTCGGCTCTTTGTCTTTTGATTTTGGGGCGGCTGCAAAGCGCAAGGATACGGTGGTTGATCAACTTCACGGTGGCTTGCGTCAGCTGATGAAGAGCTACGATATTGAGGTCTTTCGAGGTCAGGCCAGGATTGAACAACCGGGCCGGATTGCTTTTCGTCGTCCCGGCCTGACAGGCCGTCTACAAGCCCGCCATATCGTCTTGGCTACCGGAGCGAGACCGGTACGTCCCGCAGTTTGGTCGGTGGACGGGAAAAATATTTTGACCAGTGACGAAATTCTTGGTATTCAAGGACTTCCGTCCAGCCTGCTGGTTATTGGCGGAGGCTATATCGGTTGCGAATTGGCCGCTATTTTTGCTGCTTTCGGTTCCCGGGTGACATTGGTGGAACAGCAACCGGACCTGCTCGGCAACAGCGATCGGGAAGCGGTGGCTTTGCTGACAAAAGCCCTACACGCTCAAGGCGTAAACATCCATGTCGGTACCGCCATTGATCAGCTTACTGTGGTTGATGGCCGAGTTGAAGCACAGCTTGCCGGCAAAGGAACAAGTCAAGTTGATAAGGCCCTGGTGGCCGTCGGTCGCGTGCCCAACAGCGACGGTCTTGGCTTGGAAGAGCTTGGTGTGGAATTAGCTGCCGGCGCCGTGGTGGTCGATGAAGGTATGCGTACCTCCGTCGAAAACGTGTTTGCCATTGGTGATCTGACTGGAGGGCCGCAATTGGCCCATGTCGCTGCGTATCAGGCCGGGGTGGCAGTAGCCAATGCTTTGGGCGGCAACGAACAGGTTGATTATAATGTGGTTCCCAGCACCGTCTTTACCCTGCCTGAATTGTCCCAGGTCGGTTTGACCGAAGAGGCCTGCAGGGCGCGGCAATTAGCCGTGGATATCGGTCGGTTTTCCTATCGTTCCAGCGGCAAGGCCTTAGCTGATGGTCACGCCGAAGGTTTCGTCAAGTTGCTGGCCGACAAAAGTGACGGTCGCCTGCTTGGCGCCACGGTAGTGGGCGAGCAGGCCTCCAATCTGGTGGCTGAAATAGCCCTGGCTCTGGGTCATGGATTGACTGCTGCCGATGTCGGCCGGCTGATCCATGCCCATCCGACTTTGGCTGAGATGGTTAAAGAGGCGGCCGAAGATGTCAACCATTTAGCGATTCATCGGCCGCCTGCCAGGCGTGAATAA
- a CDS encoding agmatine deiminase family protein, producing MTVRLPAEWEPQDGVLLAWPHENTDWAAVLPQIEPVFLQLATTISRYEQVLIVTTDPDSLRDKLEAFGSTMAAITLVQASFDDTWCRDFGPITVLAHSAPRLQDFVFNGWGNKFLAEQDNAITGHLQHRNLFAAPVDYRPLVLEGGSIESDGCGTLLTTSQCLLNPNRNPDYSKGQIEKELQETLGCRRILWLYQGHLLGDDTDAHIDTLARFAPNDTILYVACDDPEDEHYPALSRMAEELTAFRTKAGQPYRLLPLPWPAARFDDDGQRLPATYANFLIINGAVLVPTYCDPQDDKALATVRSAFPGREIIGIDCSAVILQHGSLHCLTMQLPQGVLS from the coding sequence ATGACTGTCAGACTACCCGCCGAATGGGAACCCCAGGATGGGGTCCTGCTGGCCTGGCCTCACGAAAATACCGACTGGGCGGCTGTACTGCCGCAGATAGAACCGGTCTTTTTACAACTGGCCACCACTATAAGCCGTTATGAACAGGTGTTGATTGTCACGACCGACCCCGACTCCCTTCGCGATAAGCTAGAAGCCTTCGGCTCAACAATGGCTGCCATCACCCTGGTCCAGGCCTCCTTTGACGACACCTGGTGCCGCGACTTCGGACCGATTACCGTACTGGCCCATAGCGCACCCCGCCTGCAAGATTTTGTATTCAATGGCTGGGGCAATAAATTCCTTGCGGAGCAGGACAACGCTATTACAGGTCATCTGCAACACCGGAACCTTTTTGCGGCCCCCGTCGATTACAGGCCCCTGGTTTTGGAAGGGGGCAGTATCGAAAGCGACGGTTGCGGCACCCTGCTGACCACCAGCCAGTGCCTGCTCAATCCCAACCGCAATCCGGATTACAGCAAAGGGCAAATCGAAAAGGAGCTACAGGAGACTCTCGGTTGCCGGCGCATTCTTTGGCTGTATCAGGGCCATTTGCTCGGTGACGACACCGACGCCCATATCGACACCCTGGCCCGTTTTGCCCCCAACGATACGATCCTTTATGTCGCCTGCGATGACCCCGAGGACGAACATTACCCGGCTCTTTCCCGCATGGCCGAAGAACTGACGGCCTTTCGCACCAAAGCCGGACAGCCCTATCGCCTGCTGCCCCTGCCCTGGCCCGCTGCCCGCTTCGACGATGACGGTCAGCGGTTGCCAGCGACTTATGCCAATTTTCTGATCATCAACGGTGCAGTGCTGGTGCCCACCTACTGCGATCCACAGGATGATAAGGCCCTGGCCACCGTAAGATCTGCTTTCCCCGGTCGGGAGATTATCGGCATCGATTGCTCAGCAGTGATTCTGCAACATGGTTCCCTGCATTGCCTGACCATGCAACTGCCTCAAGGAGTATTGTCATGA
- a CDS encoding carbon-nitrogen hydrolase, whose protein sequence is MTRQPSLNVGLVQQSCCDNRQENIDRSIAGIRQAASQGATLVVLQELHTSLYFCQTEDCDRFDLAEAIPGPSTEQFGHIAKELGVVLVASLFEKRAAGLYHNTAVVLEKDGSIAGRYRKMHIPDDPGYYEKFYFTPGDLGFQPITTSVGKLGVLVCWDQWYPEAARLMALAGAEILIYPTAIGWDPADSKEEQARQLDAWQTIQRGHAIANGLPVVSVNRVGLEPNPEKDAPGAMFWGNSFVAGCQGELLAKAGDKQEEVLVVEIDRQRSEQVRRIWPFLRDRRIDAYGELTKRFRD, encoded by the coding sequence ATGACCCGTCAACCATCCTTAAACGTCGGCCTGGTCCAACAGAGCTGCTGCGACAACCGCCAGGAAAACATCGACCGCAGCATCGCCGGCATTCGTCAGGCCGCCTCCCAGGGCGCCACATTGGTCGTGCTACAAGAGCTGCATACCAGTCTCTATTTTTGCCAAACCGAGGATTGTGACCGGTTCGATCTGGCCGAAGCCATCCCCGGCCCTTCCACCGAACAATTTGGCCACATCGCCAAGGAACTTGGCGTCGTGCTGGTCGCCTCCCTATTTGAAAAGCGTGCCGCCGGGCTCTACCACAACACCGCCGTGGTCCTGGAAAAAGACGGCAGCATCGCCGGCCGCTACCGCAAGATGCACATCCCCGACGATCCCGGTTATTATGAAAAGTTCTATTTCACCCCCGGTGACCTTGGCTTTCAGCCTATCACCACCTCCGTCGGCAAGCTGGGAGTGCTGGTTTGCTGGGATCAATGGTATCCCGAGGCGGCCCGCCTGATGGCCCTGGCCGGCGCCGAAATCCTCATCTACCCCACTGCCATCGGCTGGGATCCCGCCGATTCAAAAGAAGAACAGGCCCGGCAGCTCGACGCCTGGCAGACTATTCAAAGGGGCCATGCCATTGCTAACGGCCTTCCGGTGGTCAGCGTCAACCGGGTCGGTCTGGAACCGAATCCTGAAAAAGATGCGCCGGGTGCAATGTTCTGGGGCAATAGTTTCGTTGCCGGCTGTCAAGGGGAGCTTTTGGCTAAGGCCGGAGACAAACAAGAAGAGGTGTTGGTGGTCGAAATCGATCGGCAACGCAGTGAACAAGTGCGGCGTATCTGGCCCTTCTTAAGGGACCGACGTATCGATGCCTATGGGGAACTGACGAAAAGATTTAGGGATTAG